Proteins from a single region of Dysosmobacter acutus:
- a CDS encoding DUF5697 family protein, whose product MLLSNQQKYILEILKEFKYLRVRQLYALVQAHYRTQGIKIDERRMEIMLRQMRTGTNYVWLRGDVVSYGDRRIDPRLLEALDVMLELTKAQPGFYSKDGLHEPFLLRFTGNGKGVGYLFSVAWLDAATRIAAVPRMKGERIIWISESGSFGEINLPRHHFFAARQENGTHRFFGSNEPEKI is encoded by the coding sequence ATGCTGCTATCCAACCAGCAAAAGTATATCCTCGAAATACTCAAGGAGTTTAAGTACCTGCGTGTCCGCCAGCTCTATGCTCTGGTGCAGGCCCATTACCGTACACAGGGAATCAAAATTGACGAAAGGCGCATGGAGATCATGCTTCGCCAGATGCGCACAGGCACCAATTATGTCTGGCTGCGAGGTGATGTGGTTTCTTACGGAGACCGCAGGATAGACCCTCGGCTATTGGAAGCACTGGACGTTATGCTGGAACTGACGAAGGCGCAGCCCGGATTTTACTCGAAAGACGGACTGCATGAACCCTTTCTCCTGCGCTTTACCGGAAACGGAAAGGGGGTCGGATACCTTTTCAGCGTGGCATGGCTGGACGCCGCTACTCGCATTGCAGCCGTCCCCCGTATGAAGGGCGAGCGGATCATCTGGATCTCCGAGAGCGGATCCTTTGGAGAAATCAATCTGCCCCGGCACCACTTTTTTGCCGCCCGTCAGGAGAACGGCACCCATCGCTTTTTTGGCTCCAATGAGCCGGAAAAAATATAA
- a CDS encoding zinc-finger-containing protein, whose product MVEIPTICRYCGGAVHLVPAAKVYGPAAAKRLGLEREKFYQCQNCNARVGCHKGSTRPLGNLANEALRMKRMETHQVFDSFWKERGMSRTQGYKWMAKKLRLSEELAHIGGFEMDRCQKLIRLCEKERNKEKKKEAA is encoded by the coding sequence TTGGTAGAGATTCCGACGATCTGCCGCTATTGCGGCGGTGCAGTCCATCTTGTTCCCGCGGCAAAGGTGTATGGCCCCGCGGCGGCAAAAAGACTGGGCTTGGAACGTGAGAAATTTTATCAATGTCAGAACTGCAATGCCCGTGTGGGCTGTCATAAGGGCAGCACGCGGCCGCTGGGCAATCTTGCCAACGAAGCCCTTCGCATGAAGCGGATGGAGACCCATCAGGTCTTTGACAGCTTCTGGAAGGAGCGGGGCATGAGCAGAACGCAGGGCTATAAGTGGATGGCAAAGAAGCTGAGACTCTCTGAAGAGCTTGCACACATCGGCGGCTTTGAGATGGATCGGTGCCAGAAGCTGATCCGGCTATGCGAAAAGGAACGAAACAAAGAGAAAAAGAAGGAGGCAGCATAA
- a CDS encoding DUF2442 domain-containing protein, whose product MFHKVKSVSPLADFKLSVQFSEGVTKLYDVKPLFDKIPAFSYLKDHPDEFSDVAVDVGGYGIVWSDELDLSCDELWEHGVQVNTPFDGLMAFSDATELWGLNESTLRKAVTYGKLVNGVDVCKFGKQWVVSIDAMKREYGQTVR is encoded by the coding sequence ATGTTTCACAAGGTAAAAAGCGTATCTCCGCTTGCCGACTTCAAATTGAGTGTTCAGTTCAGCGAGGGCGTTACCAAGCTATATGATGTAAAGCCTTTGTTCGATAAGATTCCTGCTTTCAGCTATCTGAAAGATCATCCTGATGAATTTTCCGACGTTGCTGTCGATGTTGGCGGCTATGGCATTGTCTGGAGCGATGAACTGGATTTAAGCTGTGACGAGCTGTGGGAACACGGTGTGCAGGTAAATACTCCCTTTGACGGTCTCATGGCGTTCAGCGACGCCACTGAGCTGTGGGGACTTAACGAGAGCACTCTGCGAAAGGCAGTCACCTACGGAAAGCTTGTAAACGGCGTGGATGTCTGCAAGTTCGGCAAGCAATGGGTCGTTTCGATTGACGCCATGAAGCGAGAGTACGGGCAAACAGTACGCTGA
- a CDS encoding sigma factor — protein MKNNYSIAQRNAIVEANLWCIDSVIRQNRPLMRAARLEYDDVYQQLALRLIKAVAGYDPEKGRLEQHIFAQLKYELLSCRSAYRLCGMTGTPHSFRKSHIISIDTLSENSGLYEEALAA, from the coding sequence ATGAAAAATAATTACTCAATCGCTCAGCGCAACGCCATTGTGGAAGCAAATCTTTGGTGCATCGACAGTGTGATCCGTCAGAATCGCCCGCTCATGAGAGCGGCTCGGCTGGAATATGACGATGTGTACCAGCAGCTTGCCCTGCGGCTTATCAAGGCTGTGGCGGGCTATGACCCGGAAAAGGGACGCCTGGAGCAGCACATTTTCGCCCAGCTCAAGTATGAGCTTCTTAGCTGCAGATCGGCCTACCGGCTCTGCGGTATGACCGGCACACCGCACTCGTTCCGAAAGAGCCATATCATTTCCATCGATACGCTCTCTGAGAACAGCGGCCTCTATGAAGAGGCGCTGGCGGCGTAA
- a CDS encoding DNA polymerase III subunit beta — protein sequence MNVTINRAEMLSAIKRASAVAPADSPLDVLRGVLLEADAAAGKLTVTSTNLEAALEEKLPCTVQENGALVFGAKMLAEMLSRLPQDTVQLCRAENQGRMTLRSGDACYEVDVWERGAFPKPDIPFPEDTVKLSGIPAMAQHTVFATAQDNSKPLLKCVNLMFTSTGLRAAGSNGNCIVTARGDNQSTGDVSLLIPAASLGKLSNMCQDKDEFRVGTTGKSIVFFRENFLFSARLMEGGYIDTDQLVGSIRNTFTVLTDIHDMRAALSSVLSIGTGNRVKLSFQDQRLVFQCAGDCVSASAPIEVIALTGTPAGDYWFNAKQLVTCLKALSGTVTLGIAQGGMLTLATQDAYYLQNAMRPETQKKTQKAAQPAAAKAA from the coding sequence TTGAATGTAACGATCAATCGGGCGGAAATGCTGAGCGCCATCAAGCGTGCATCGGCCGTCGCACCGGCGGATTCGCCGTTGGACGTGCTCCGGGGCGTTTTGCTGGAGGCGGATGCCGCCGCAGGAAAGCTCACCGTCACCTCGACTAATCTGGAAGCGGCACTGGAGGAAAAGCTCCCCTGTACCGTTCAGGAGAATGGGGCGCTGGTATTTGGTGCGAAGATGCTTGCAGAAATGCTCTCACGGCTGCCGCAGGATACCGTGCAGCTCTGCCGGGCAGAAAATCAGGGACGCATGACGCTCAGAAGCGGAGATGCCTGCTATGAAGTGGATGTGTGGGAGCGAGGCGCTTTTCCAAAGCCGGATATTCCTTTTCCGGAGGATACCGTCAAACTCAGCGGGATTCCCGCTATGGCGCAGCACACCGTATTTGCAACCGCACAGGATAACAGCAAGCCGCTTCTCAAGTGCGTCAATCTCATGTTTACCAGCACGGGACTGCGCGCGGCCGGCAGCAACGGAAACTGTATCGTGACGGCCAGAGGCGACAATCAGAGCACGGGTGATGTGAGCCTGCTCATTCCCGCCGCCTCGCTTGGAAAGCTCTCGAATATGTGCCAGGACAAGGATGAATTCCGCGTCGGCACCACGGGAAAGAGCATCGTCTTTTTCCGCGAGAACTTCCTTTTCAGCGCGCGGCTCATGGAGGGCGGCTACATCGATACGGATCAGTTGGTAGGCAGCATCCGGAATACGTTTACCGTGCTGACGGATATTCACGACATGAGAGCGGCGCTCTCGTCCGTCCTAAGCATTGGCACCGGAAACCGGGTGAAGCTGAGTTTTCAGGATCAGCGCCTTGTATTCCAATGTGCAGGCGATTGCGTCAGCGCATCGGCGCCCATTGAGGTAATTGCATTGACCGGCACCCCTGCGGGAGATTACTGGTTCAACGCAAAGCAGCTTGTCACCTGCCTGAAAGCCTTGAGCGGCACGGTCACGCTGGGGATCGCGCAGGGCGGAATGCTGACGCTTGCCACGCAGGACGCCTACTATCTGCAAAACGCCATGCGGCCGGAAACCCAGAAGAAAACTCAAAAAGCCGCGCAGCCGGCTGCTGCGAAAGCGGCGTAA
- a CDS encoding AAA family ATPase, protein MTLRDKMLAVIADTNDSVAEREELVEMIAIALLTRKNLFVLGEPGQAKSYAINLFRRHITGARQFERLLSKQSDEEQLFGRVDLASLLPGSVPPTVLEQDATYQNQRFNLRVLVEGIGSMKDEPATWEKLKSGTEKLELYRAALSALHKSEPTVQTAGKIPEADIVLLDEIFKCNDGVLNSLLTALNERKYTNEGRTYPIPVISFFAASNEIPNFNDPQEKILEALYDRLELKVVTANMEDRDTRLAVLKTKQAGTFGQVTVTITLEELRQMQQEVASILVPDAINELADDILCELRKDMAVSDRKYLGYYPIAQAKAWLSGHDKVESCDLLALKNYLWRLPSDCEKVEAVLTRLCVNPMQDKVNNIRGMALESQEEFDAALGDGSKADTVRKAFIKLRGELTHLYQMQCSLRTAAQSDGETALVDDLLADLEKISRKAHEQTHFTYTTLEEIAALN, encoded by the coding sequence ATGACGCTGAGAGATAAGATGCTGGCGGTCATTGCGGATACCAATGATAGCGTAGCTGAGCGGGAGGAATTGGTGGAGATGATCGCCATTGCCCTGCTGACGCGAAAAAACCTGTTTGTTCTGGGTGAGCCGGGACAGGCCAAGAGCTATGCCATCAACCTGTTCCGTCGGCACATCACCGGTGCGCGGCAGTTTGAGAGGCTTCTTTCCAAGCAGAGCGATGAAGAACAGCTTTTCGGCCGTGTTGATCTTGCGAGTCTGCTGCCGGGCTCTGTGCCGCCGACCGTGCTGGAGCAGGACGCAACCTATCAAAACCAGCGCTTCAACCTGCGTGTCCTCGTCGAGGGCATCGGCTCCATGAAGGACGAGCCCGCAACATGGGAAAAGCTCAAGAGCGGCACCGAAAAGCTGGAGCTTTATCGTGCAGCGCTCTCGGCGCTTCACAAAAGCGAGCCCACGGTGCAGACAGCCGGCAAAATTCCAGAGGCCGATATCGTATTGCTGGATGAGATCTTCAAGTGCAACGACGGCGTGCTGAACTCACTGCTCACCGCCCTCAATGAGCGGAAATACACCAACGAGGGACGCACCTATCCCATTCCGGTCATTTCTTTTTTTGCGGCCTCCAATGAGATCCCTAATTTCAACGATCCGCAGGAAAAGATCCTGGAAGCGCTGTATGACCGCCTGGAACTGAAGGTCGTGACGGCCAATATGGAGGATCGGGACACGCGCCTTGCCGTTTTGAAGACTAAGCAGGCCGGCACCTTCGGACAGGTCACCGTTACGATCACGTTGGAGGAATTGCGGCAAATGCAGCAGGAGGTCGCGTCGATCCTCGTTCCCGACGCCATCAACGAGTTGGCTGACGATATCCTCTGCGAGCTTCGTAAGGATATGGCGGTGTCGGACCGAAAGTATCTGGGCTATTATCCCATCGCGCAGGCCAAGGCATGGCTTTCCGGCCATGACAAGGTAGAATCCTGTGACCTTCTGGCGCTGAAGAATTATCTCTGGCGCCTGCCCTCAGACTGTGAAAAGGTGGAAGCGGTGCTCACCCGCCTGTGTGTCAACCCCATGCAGGATAAGGTCAACAATATCCGCGGTATGGCGTTGGAATCCCAGGAGGAATTTGACGCTGCGCTGGGGGATGGCAGCAAGGCCGATACTGTGCGCAAGGCATTTATCAAGCTGCGCGGTGAACTGACGCATCTTTATCAGATGCAGTGCAGCCTTCGCACGGCGGCGCAGTCTGACGGCGAGACAGCACTGGTGGATGACCTCTTGGCCGATTTGGAGAAGATCAGCCGCAAGGCCCACGAGCAGACACATTTTACTTATACGACGCTGGAAGAGATCGCAGCGTTAAATTAA
- a CDS encoding DEAD/DEAH box helicase — protein sequence MSNSKLIELSYYDPSAQVRLSAYADTLVLDHDQNGSIISAIRFGGYPEMVRAMADAIYGGATIEAAQNDTTRMLQSSLKSYQRQITHDGIYAVATLMTADTVQKDAPKEKCGEDEDTNLVDTEQMELQPRRCYIFCPTGDQRRLFEELDRKTAAPLIPEFQDYVLNSLRQRGDLRQLEVISLKERIDAWVLDLKPQDQNVVEVLEQGLQSGAIQIPGTLPGSPDGFENVENVTGYLNTFGVTVADRIRNQFMPLFDPAKEPLSDEVLAINDCIMSRVGYSLYDAQLAVAEAVKRQLARKRVALIIAECGSGKTKIGSTALGALHGLWADQKRKGGRKSFGIVMCPSHVTQKWVREIGETLPDTYGMVVRTIQDLDRLYAMYEEGDKSVFAVFSKEQARDGYMRYPAVRWNRRRRAFLCPDCDGVIEMEISEDGSRYTVPADQFFFQKEHKKNHTCPHCGTPLWSAVNPDKRIDWVKIGEYGWVYRYGAQAHLHRTKNERVLDQLTEIAQNPDAFYPIRGAHRRFPLSTYIKKKLHGRIDGFLCDELHEYNNNSGQGDAMAELYGASRCFVGMTATLINGYSSGIFHLLYRIVPGLMLKDGKRYKSPGDFDAEYGVVENTYEIQDAEYNSNRRTSKRRTKSKQLPGVSPLVFSRFLLEYTAFLSLSDMGKDLPDYEEIPVPLEMPADVRTAYKEAEHELQKVLRTDRKAAQKILSTYLNLLTVYPDQPYDQAEVVHPINGMPIVTPKNCGDFSRLLPKEERVLELVRQKAANGERVLIYTSWTRTDSQKKLQKLLCSEGYRTEILTPQIATDKREDWVNKRVKNGLQVLITNPRCVETGLDLNAFTTIIFYSMGYNLFTLRQASRRSWRINQTAPRVEVYMLYYADTMQAKAMKLMASKLAVAGIIEGTFSEEGLAAMSDVKDLTSQMAKELALGIRDNVEDIAAAFRKMAVINPERKKNIAAAQLKETAAEEQKAPAAKDSFGVRTAQAQVRQALYEGLLARTAEEQKKRKSKKAEVDENQLSIFGFAA from the coding sequence ATGTCCAATAGTAAGCTGATCGAACTGAGTTACTATGACCCATCCGCACAGGTGCGCTTGTCGGCCTATGCAGATACGCTGGTACTCGACCACGATCAAAACGGCAGCATCATCAGTGCCATCCGCTTCGGCGGCTATCCCGAAATGGTGCGGGCAATGGCAGATGCCATCTACGGCGGTGCGACGATAGAAGCCGCCCAAAACGACACGACCCGAATGCTCCAAAGCAGCCTCAAAAGTTATCAGCGGCAGATCACCCACGATGGGATCTACGCCGTGGCAACCCTGATGACTGCGGATACCGTGCAGAAGGATGCCCCGAAAGAGAAGTGCGGAGAAGACGAGGATACAAACCTCGTAGATACGGAGCAGATGGAGCTGCAGCCCCGCAGGTGCTACATCTTCTGTCCCACCGGGGATCAAAGACGGCTCTTTGAGGAACTGGATCGCAAAACGGCAGCGCCGCTGATCCCGGAATTTCAGGATTATGTGCTCAACAGTCTGCGCCAACGGGGAGATCTCCGGCAACTGGAGGTCATTTCCCTGAAAGAGCGGATAGATGCATGGGTGCTGGATCTGAAGCCGCAGGATCAGAATGTGGTGGAGGTGCTGGAGCAGGGCTTGCAGAGTGGAGCCATCCAGATCCCCGGCACCTTGCCGGGCAGCCCAGACGGATTTGAGAATGTGGAAAATGTCACAGGCTATCTCAATACCTTTGGTGTTACCGTAGCTGACCGTATCCGCAATCAGTTCATGCCCCTTTTTGATCCTGCCAAGGAACCGCTTTCCGATGAAGTGCTCGCTATCAACGACTGCATCATGAGCCGTGTAGGATATTCTCTCTACGATGCCCAGCTTGCGGTAGCAGAGGCTGTCAAACGGCAGCTTGCGCGTAAGCGTGTGGCGCTCATTATCGCAGAATGCGGTAGCGGCAAGACGAAGATCGGTTCGACTGCTCTTGGCGCTTTGCACGGGCTGTGGGCCGATCAGAAGCGGAAAGGCGGCAGGAAATCCTTTGGCATCGTCATGTGTCCCTCCCATGTCACACAAAAGTGGGTGCGGGAGATTGGAGAAACGCTCCCGGATACCTACGGCATGGTGGTGCGCACGATTCAGGATCTCGACCGTCTGTATGCAATGTATGAGGAGGGCGACAAAAGTGTATTTGCTGTTTTTTCCAAGGAGCAGGCGCGGGACGGCTATATGCGTTACCCCGCCGTGCGTTGGAACCGGCGCAGACGCGCGTTTCTCTGCCCGGACTGTGACGGTGTGATCGAAATGGAGATCAGCGAGGACGGCAGCCGCTATACGGTGCCGGCCGACCAGTTCTTTTTTCAGAAGGAGCACAAGAAAAATCACACCTGTCCCCATTGCGGTACGCCGCTATGGTCTGCGGTCAATCCGGACAAGCGGATCGACTGGGTGAAGATCGGAGAATACGGATGGGTCTACCGCTACGGCGCGCAGGCACATCTGCATCGTACCAAAAACGAGCGTGTTCTCGATCAGCTCACTGAGATCGCCCAAAATCCGGATGCATTCTACCCGATCCGCGGAGCGCACCGGCGGTTTCCCCTGAGTACCTACATCAAGAAAAAGCTGCACGGGCGCATCGACGGCTTCCTCTGCGATGAACTGCACGAGTACAACAACAATAGCGGGCAGGGCGATGCCATGGCAGAGCTGTACGGCGCGTCCAGGTGTTTTGTCGGAATGACGGCAACGCTTATCAACGGCTATTCCTCCGGCATTTTTCACCTGCTCTACCGTATCGTCCCCGGGCTGATGCTCAAGGATGGCAAACGCTACAAAAGCCCCGGTGATTTCGATGCGGAGTACGGCGTGGTGGAAAATACCTATGAGATACAGGATGCGGAGTACAATTCCAACCGGCGCACCAGTAAGCGCAGAACAAAGTCAAAGCAGCTGCCCGGCGTATCGCCGCTGGTATTTTCCCGTTTCCTGCTGGAATACACGGCATTTCTCTCCCTCTCCGACATGGGCAAAGACCTGCCGGACTACGAAGAGATCCCCGTACCGCTGGAGATGCCGGCGGATGTACGCACGGCCTATAAAGAGGCGGAACACGAATTGCAGAAAGTCCTGCGTACAGACCGGAAGGCGGCGCAGAAGATCCTGTCCACCTATCTCAATTTGCTGACGGTCTACCCGGACCAGCCCTACGATCAAGCGGAGGTAGTGCATCCCATAAACGGAATGCCCATTGTAACGCCAAAGAACTGCGGCGATTTTTCCCGTCTGCTTCCCAAGGAGGAACGGGTATTGGAGCTGGTGCGGCAGAAGGCGGCAAACGGAGAGCGCGTGCTCATCTATACCAGTTGGACGCGCACGGATTCACAGAAAAAGCTCCAGAAGCTTCTTTGCTCGGAAGGTTATCGGACAGAGATCCTGACGCCGCAGATCGCTACGGATAAGCGGGAGGACTGGGTCAACAAGCGTGTCAAGAACGGTTTGCAGGTGCTCATCACCAACCCGCGCTGCGTGGAAACCGGCCTTGACCTCAATGCCTTTACCACCATTATCTTCTACTCCATGGGCTATAACCTCTTTACGCTGCGGCAGGCATCCCGCCGGTCGTGGCGGATCAATCAGACCGCCCCCAGAGTGGAGGTATATATGCTCTACTACGCCGATACCATGCAGGCAAAGGCCATGAAGCTGATGGCATCCAAGTTGGCGGTAGCGGGCATCATCGAGGGGACATTTTCTGAAGAGGGCCTTGCGGCCATGAGTGATGTAAAGGACCTGACCTCACAGATGGCAAAGGAACTGGCGCTGGGGATCCGGGATAATGTGGAGGATATTGCGGCGGCCTTTCGGAAAATGGCGGTCATTAACCCGGAGCGGAAAAAGAACATCGCAGCTGCGCAGTTGAAAGAGACTGCGGCAGAAGAACAAAAAGCACCCGCAGCCAAGGATTCCTTCGGCGTGCGCACGGCGCAGGCACAAGTGCGTCAGGCACTTTATGAAGGACTGCTTGCCAGGACTGCGGAAGAACAGAAAAAACGGAAGTCGAAGAAGGCAGAGGTGGATGAAAACCAACTGTCGATCTTCGGCTTTGCTGCGTAA
- a CDS encoding single-stranded DNA-binding protein: protein MLNKIILMGRLTRDPELRRTESGTAVCSFSIAVDRDFKSKNGEKETDFIDIVAWRATAEFVSKYFTKGRMAVVEGRLQIRDWTDKEGGKRRSAEVIADNVYFGDSKPKDGGEEDDISAYTGAPDSFAVPDGFTPDFGGESGEMPF from the coding sequence ATGCTGAACAAGATCATTCTTATGGGAAGACTCACGCGCGATCCTGAACTGCGCAGGACAGAGAGCGGTACCGCTGTTTGTTCGTTTTCAATCGCGGTGGATCGGGACTTCAAGTCCAAAAACGGGGAAAAGGAGACGGACTTTATTGATATCGTTGCCTGGCGCGCCACGGCGGAGTTTGTGAGCAAGTATTTCACAAAAGGCCGCATGGCCGTCGTGGAGGGCCGGCTCCAGATCCGCGACTGGACAGACAAGGAAGGCGGCAAGCGCCGCAGTGCCGAAGTCATTGCAGACAATGTCTACTTCGGAGATTCCAAGCCGAAAGACGGCGGTGAGGAGGATGATATTTCTGCCTATACCGGAGCGCCCGACAGCTTTGCCGTGCCGGACGGCTTTACACCGGACTTTGGCGGCGAATCCGGGGAAATGCCCTTTTAA
- a CDS encoding Fic family protein encodes MNHYTPPYAITNEILSYVSSISEKVGRMTTVANLESKPHLRKNNRIKSIHSSLRIEANSLSLGQVRDVINGKLVLGEQKEIQEVKNAYAAYEELSKIDPYNIQELKRLHGIMTKYTVEESGVFRKGEEGVFNGDQCIFMAPPARFVPQLVEDLFRWMQESKNSVHPLILSSVFHYEFVFIHPFSDGNGRMARLWHTAILSKWKPLFEFIPIESQVEAFQEDYYSAIAKCHVEGASTTFIEFMLAQIDKILDDVSVQISEDNEQLSEYVKRLLDAMEYDLPYTSLALMEKLGLKSKEGFRRNYLHPAIEKDLIRMTIPDKPNSRNQRYIKI; translated from the coding sequence TTGAATCATTACACGCCGCCCTATGCGATCACAAACGAGATTTTGTCCTATGTGTCTTCGATTTCAGAAAAAGTCGGACGCATGACAACCGTTGCTAACTTGGAATCAAAACCACACCTGCGGAAGAACAATCGCATCAAATCTATTCATTCTTCTTTGCGGATCGAGGCAAATTCGCTCTCCCTCGGGCAGGTCAGAGATGTTATCAACGGAAAGTTGGTGTTAGGGGAACAGAAAGAAATTCAGGAGGTCAAAAACGCATACGCGGCCTACGAGGAACTTTCTAAAATTGATCCTTATAATATTCAGGAATTGAAGCGGCTGCACGGTATTATGACAAAATATACTGTCGAGGAATCGGGCGTCTTCCGCAAAGGAGAAGAAGGCGTTTTCAACGGGGATCAGTGTATTTTTATGGCTCCGCCGGCGCGGTTCGTCCCTCAGCTCGTGGAGGATCTGTTTCGATGGATGCAGGAATCAAAAAACAGCGTTCATCCGCTCATTCTCAGCAGCGTATTCCATTATGAGTTTGTCTTTATTCACCCGTTTTCGGATGGTAATGGCCGAATGGCTCGGTTGTGGCATACGGCGATTCTTTCCAAGTGGAAGCCCCTTTTTGAATTTATCCCGATTGAAAGTCAGGTCGAAGCATTTCAGGAAGACTACTATTCTGCCATTGCAAAATGTCATGTAGAAGGTGCATCTACCACCTTTATCGAATTTATGCTCGCACAGATCGATAAGATCCTGGATGATGTTTCTGTCCAGATCAGCGAAGACAATGAACAGCTTTCAGAATATGTCAAGCGGCTGCTGGATGCTATGGAATACGACCTTCCGTACACCAGTCTTGCCTTGATGGAGAAGCTGGGACTTAAATCCAAGGAGGGATTCCGCAGAAATTACCTGCACCCTGCAATCGAAAAGGATTTGATCCGTATGACAATCCCGGATAAGCCAAACAGCCGAAACCAGCGATATATAAAAATATGA
- a CDS encoding DUF4160 domain-containing protein, whose amino-acid sequence MPVLSRFYGIIIRMYFLQSEHNPPHIHAIYNEDVAAIDFMTGEVIEGELPPKALAMVREWLGLHKDTLQEIWETQEFKKIPPLE is encoded by the coding sequence ATGCCTGTTTTATCAAGGTTCTATGGAATTATTATCAGAATGTATTTCCTGCAAAGCGAGCACAATCCTCCGCATATCCATGCAATTTACAACGAGGATGTTGCTGCAATCGACTTTATGACCGGAGAAGTCATTGAAGGAGAACTACCGCCCAAGGCGCTTGCAATGGTGCGAGAGTGGTTGGGACTGCACAAAGATACTTTGCAGGAAATTTGGGAGACGCAGGAGTTTAAGAAAATTCCTCCGTTGGAGTAA
- a CDS encoding replication initiator protein A — MRAAKMKERPTFQLMCQTDVQSIYHMQMPRWLFSDPRYCEMSLDAKVTYTFLLNRFQLSRRNGWVNERGEVFVIFPRKALAKELRICEQRVTAAFKKLVELKLVWEKRCGRGDANQIYLARVTPIEDPDYSCAPFITEDESEVRGSRTSNLEGLADGKPSAACQEPQNLLSKNREDCASRTAKSAIPEPQKLTPSKKEKRKIDQSHMEVRQSVRAPVQDGRTDGDAEEELLDILDGCELECFAPETALVFENAIERLFYADSFRIGNATLPQSRVRAKLRRLDGMILREAESKLRANQERNVKNSTAYTMAVLFNCIAESESDLMIDPYLNTICAAV; from the coding sequence ATGAGGGCAGCGAAAATGAAGGAGCGTCCAACTTTCCAACTGATGTGCCAGACAGACGTGCAGAGTATTTATCATATGCAGATGCCGCGCTGGTTATTTTCTGATCCACGTTACTGCGAGATGAGCCTGGATGCCAAGGTGACCTACACCTTTCTCTTAAACCGCTTCCAGCTCTCGCGCAGGAACGGATGGGTCAACGAGCGCGGGGAGGTGTTTGTGATCTTTCCTCGCAAAGCGCTTGCCAAAGAGCTGCGCATCTGTGAGCAGCGGGTCACGGCGGCTTTTAAGAAGTTGGTGGAGCTCAAGCTGGTATGGGAAAAACGCTGCGGGCGAGGTGATGCCAATCAGATCTATCTTGCCCGTGTCACACCGATCGAAGATCCGGACTATTCCTGTGCGCCGTTTATCACAGAGGATGAATCGGAAGTACGCGGTTCAAGAACCTCGAATCTGGAGGGTCTTGCTGATGGGAAACCTTCAGCAGCATGCCAAGAACCGCAGAATCTGCTGTCCAAGAATCGTGAAGATTGCGCTTCAAGAACTGCAAAATCCGCGATTCCAGAACCGCAGAAATTGACGCCAAGTAAGAAAGAAAAAAGAAAGATTGATCAAAGTCATATGGAAGTCCGTCAGTCTGTCAGAGCCCCGGTGCAGGACGGACGGACCGACGGGGACGCAGAAGAAGAACTTTTGGATATTTTGGACGGCTGCGAGCTTGAATGCTTCGCACCGGAAACCGCTCTGGTGTTTGAAAACGCCATTGAGCGGCTTTTTTATGCCGACAGCTTCCGTATTGGCAATGCCACGCTTCCGCAAAGCCGCGTGCGGGCAAAGCTCAGACGGCTGGACGGCATGATCCTGCGGGAGGCAGAGAGTAAGCTCCGCGCCAATCAGGAGCGGAATGTAAAAAACAGCACGGCCTACACCATGGCGGTGCTGTTCAACTGCATTGCCGAAAGTGAGAGCGATCTTATGATCGACCCATATCTCAATACCATCTGCGCGGCCGTTTGA